CTGCTGATCCTGGCGGGATATAGCCCTGCAACGGCGGTCGGCGCTGGTCTGGTGTCGCTGGTGGTCTCGAAGCTCACCGCCACCGAGCTTCATCGGCAAATGGGACACCTGCCCGGCCGCCGTGCGCTGCCGCTCGTCATCGGCGGTCTGGGCGGCGTCGCCCTGACTGCCCTCGGAACACGATTCGTCAGTCGCTGGGACGTGCAATTCGAGACGATCATGAAGCTTGCGCTCGGCGTCGGCTTGCTGGGCGTCGCCGCGACCCTGCTCATCCCGCGAAGCGCGGGATCGCAGCTGCGCCGAGCTTCACCCTTCACGGGCCATCCGGTGCTGCTGCTGTCTCTGGGTGCGGGAGTTGCGCTGGTCGTAGCACTCACGTCGGCGGGCGCTGGCGGTTTGCTCATTCCAGCCTTGCTGATCGTCACGCACTGGGAGCCGGCCGAACTGGCCGCCGTATCGAACTTCTATGGCACAGCCGTGGGCGCCGCCAGCATTCTTCTCTATGTCGGCTATCACAGCCTCAACTTCCCGCTCATTGGCCTGGTGCTGATCGGCTTGCTTCCGGGAGTGCTGTTGGGAACACGCCTTTCGCGGCGGATCTCACGTCCGTGGCTGACGCGCGGCGCGGGAGTCGTTGCCGGCTATCTGGGATGCGCGCTGCTCTGCTCGAGGTTCTGATGGAGGAATTCAGCGTGACCGAGACAGTAGAAAACGCTCGCGAAGTCGCGGAAGGCTGGAGCGCGGTGCTGGTGCTCGGCTGGGGATTCGAGCATTTCCACCCGCACATTGCGATTGCCTCCAGCTTCGGGCTGGAGGACGTGGTCCTGATCGATATCGCGGCCTCAATCAGGCCCGCATTGAGCATCTTCACCCTCGATACCGACTTTCTGTTTCCTGAGACGTACGAACTGATCGAGCGCGTGCAGGCCCGTTATGGAATCGTCGTCGAGCGCATCCGGCCGCCGCTTTCGCCGAGCGAGCAGGCCGCAAGCCACGGTGCGTCGCTCTGGCAGCGCGATCCCGACCTCTGCTGCCAGATCCGCAAAGTCGAACCGCTGCAACGCAAGTTGGCCACGCTGAAGGCTTGGGTGACGGGCATTCGCCGCGAGCAGTCGCCCACGCGTGCCCACGCGCAGAAGATCGAGTGGGACGCAAAGTTCGGCCTGGTCAAGCTCAACCCGCTGGCCGATTGGACCACGCCGCAGGTGTGGGACTACGTCCGCAATCGCGACCTGCCCTATAACCCGCTGCACGACCGCGGTTATCCCTCGATCGGATGCACGCACTGCACGCGCCCCGTCCAGCCGGGCGAAGACCCGCGCGCGGGGCGCTGGGCCGGATTCGGCAAAACCGAGTGCGGGCTGCATATCGCAGAGGAGAAAGATTAGGCATCTGGGCCTTTGTACTGAGAAATTTCATTGTGAGGGAGGCTTGCAAGTGGCAAGCTTTGGCGCTTTCGTGCGTCTGTGCTGAACGAATGGCTCACGCAAAAAACGGCCGGCTGAAGCAGAACCGAACCCATGCCGTCGAGTGCGGCGCTCGTAAGTTATTGAAACAATGGCGGGGACGACGGGACTCGAACCCGCGGCCTCTGCCGTGACAGGGCAGCGTTCTAACCAACTGAACTACGTCCCCGCTTTTGTTTGCGGTGGGTGAGCGGAAAACCCTTGCGATACTGGCGTTCCGTCGGTTGCCACGAATTCGCCAGCTGCATCCCATTCTCACGCAAAGTTGCTGCGCGACAATATTTTGTCGATTGTAACAGACAGAGGGTGTTTCGTCGCCCGCGGCTGCCTGATCCGATTCGCGAATTGTCATGCCGCGCGGCGATCACCGAGTTGGATTGAGGCATCTGTGTAGGCAGATGGGTGCGAGGGGGGCCTTATGGTCACAATGGCAACTCCGATGTTCATGGACCTGGAACGGCTTCGCCATCGCTGGGGCTGGTTCCTGGCGCTTGGAATCCTGATGATCGTGGCGGGGACGGTTGCGTTCTTCACGATGCCGGTGGCGACCCTGGCCGCCGTGCTGGTGCTGGGATGGGTCATGGCTTTCAGCGGCGCGGTGGAGCTGGTCCAGGCATTTCGAGTGCGCAAGCACGGCGGCAGCCTGTTTCTGCACATCGTGGGCGGAATTCTGGGTTTGGGGGTCGGCCTGCTCGTGGTCACGCATCCGGTGGCCGGCGCCCTGGCGTGGACGCTGTTGTTCGCGTCGTTCTTCACCGTGATCGGGCTGTTTCGGATCATCGCGTCCGCCAGCCTGAAGTTTCCGGGATGGGGCTGGGCGCTGTTCGACGGAATCGTCACGCTGGCGCTGGGCATCCTGATCTGGGCGCAGTGGCCGTGGTCCGGGCTGTGGTTCCTTGGCCTGGCCTTGGGCGTGTCGCTGGTGCTGCGCGGCTGGACCTACACGATGCTCGCCATCGGGCTTCGAACGATGCTGCGCGAGCCGTTGCCCGATATTCGACAGCGCGCCGCTTAAACCAGCCTCACCCGCAACCCTGCTGAAGTCTGACTTTGACTGCCACGACGAATTTCACGTTTTTTGTGCATCGCATTCATGCACCTTCCATCGAAGGGTGTAATGTCTTGAATGCGGTTCGAAGGGAGTCCACCTATGCCGAACCAGTCAAAGCCGGAGCCGCTGAAATCCACCCGACGCAAATTTCTCTCAGCCACGGGAAGCAGCGCGGCAGCCGCCGTGATGGCAAAGTACGCCAATGCTCGGCCGGGTAACGCGGTGGAAACGGCCGAAGCCCCGGTTGACGCCGGGGCGTCGAGCGCCGCGGGCGCAGTCGCGATCACGCTGCGCATTAACGGCAAAGACTCACAGCTTCGCATCGATCCGCGGAGCACGCTGCTGGATTGCATCCGCGAATCCGCCGTCCTGACCGGAACGAAGAAGGGTTGCGATCACGGGCAGTGCGGCGCTTGCACGGTGCATGTGAACGGCAGGCGCGTGGTGTCATGCCTGAGCCTGGCATTGATGCACGAGGGCGAGGAGATCACCACCATCGAGGGCCTGGGCGCGCCGGAGGCGCTGCATCCGATGCAGGCCGCGTTCCTGGCCTGCGACGGCTACCAGTGCGGATACTGCACTTCGGGCCAGATCATGTCGGCGGTGGCGCTGCTCAAAGAACCCTGCGGTCCCGACGACGCAGCGGTGAGGGAACTGATGAGCGGCAACATCTGCCGGTGCGGCGCCTACGCCAACATCATTGCAGCGATCCAGCAGGTCCGGAAGACCGCCTAGCGGCGAGGAGGGGCTGGTATGCACACGTTCGAATTCACGCGAGCTGAGAACGCGGCGTCGGCGGTGGCAACGGCGGCGCAGGCCAAGACGGCGCAGCAGGGCGCCGAGATAAGGTTCGTGGCCGGCGGCACGACGCTGATCGACCTGATGAAACTGAATGTGGAGACGCCGCAGCGGCTGATCGACATCAACCGGCTGCCATTCGACAAGATCGAGGAGCTGCCGAACGGCGAGCTGAAGGTTGGCGCCATGGTGCGCAACTCAGACCTGGCGCACCATCCGAAGGTGCAGCGCGACTATGCGGTGCTGTCGCAGGCGATCTTGTCGGGCGCATCGGCGCAGCTGCGCAACATGGCAACAACGGCGGGCAACATTCTTCAGCGGACGCGCTGCGTGTACTTCCGGGACACGGCAATGCCGTGCAACAAGCGGGAGCCGGGCACCGGTTGTCCGGCCATCACCGGCAGCAATCGCATGCTGGCGATCCTGGGTACGAGCCAACATTGCATCGCCACGAACCCCTCCGACATGTGCGTGGCGATGGCAGCGCTGGAGGCGACGATTCACGTGCAGGGCAGGAAGGGAGAGCGGGCGATCCCGTTTGGCGACTTTCATCTTCTGCCCGGGAACACGCCGCACCGGGAAAACGTTCTCGAGCCGGGCGACCTGATCACGCACGTTACGCTGCAGGCGCCGAAGGCGGGAAGCCGGCAAGTGTATGTGAAGCTGCGCGACCGCTCGTCGTATGAGTTTGCCCTGGCATCGGCGGCGGTGGTGATCACGCTCGCCGGCGGCAACGTGAACTATGCGCGGGTGGCGCTGGGCGGCGTGGCCACCAAACCGTGGCGCTCAACGGAAGCCGAAGCGGCGCTTACGGGTAAGGCGGCCAGCGCGGCGAACTTCCGCAAGGCGGCCGAGGCTGCCTTGCGCGGCGCCAAACCGCAAAGCGAGAACGGATTCAAGATCGAACTGGCCAAGCGCTGCCTGGCGCACGCACTGCAAACCGCGGCCAACGGCTGAGCGGCAGAGGAGGAGAGATGGCGACAGCAGAACAATCCCCGGCGGTTTCTCCTATCGGCCGCGACACGGTCCGCGTAGATGGCGCGCACAAGGTGAGCGGCCGGGCGCAGTACACCTCCGACTTCCACTTCCCCGGAATGCTGTACGGCGTGCCGGTGGGGGCGACGATCGCCAGCGGCCGCATTGTGAAGGTGGACACGGCGGCGGCCGAGAAGATGCCGGGCGTGCGCGCGATTTTTCACCGCGGCAACATTGGAAAGATCTTCCGATCGACCGTGGAGCCGGGATTCGAGGGCATCTGCGAAGAGCGCCGGCCGCCCTTCGACGACGATGTGGTCCGCTACTATGGCCAGTACATCGCCTTGGCCGTGGCCGACACGTTCGAGGCGGCCAAGGCGGCGGCGGACGCGGTGCAGGCAACGTGCGCGGCGGAAAAACCGAACGTAGAACGTCACCTGGTTGCAGACGATGATCCCGACCAGGTGCTGACCAGCTTCGGACCGCGGCATCGGCTGGACAGCCATCGGGGAGACCCGGACGGCGCGTTTGCCGGCGCGCCGGTCAAGCTC
This is a stretch of genomic DNA from Terriglobales bacterium. It encodes these proteins:
- a CDS encoding sulfite exporter TauE/SafE family protein — encoded protein: MIEVLIGLGGGLLIGSTGIGSGSLIAPLLILAGYSPATAVGAGLVSLVVSKLTATELHRQMGHLPGRRALPLVIGGLGGVALTALGTRFVSRWDVQFETIMKLALGVGLLGVAATLLIPRSAGSQLRRASPFTGHPVLLLSLGAGVALVVALTSAGAGGLLIPALLIVTHWEPAELAAVSNFYGTAVGAASILLYVGYHSLNFPLIGLVLIGLLPGVLLGTRLSRRISRPWLTRGAGVVAGYLGCALLCSRF
- a CDS encoding phosphoadenylyl-sulfate reductase is translated as MRAALLEVLMEEFSVTETVENAREVAEGWSAVLVLGWGFEHFHPHIAIASSFGLEDVVLIDIAASIRPALSIFTLDTDFLFPETYELIERVQARYGIVVERIRPPLSPSEQAASHGASLWQRDPDLCCQIRKVEPLQRKLATLKAWVTGIRREQSPTRAHAQKIEWDAKFGLVKLNPLADWTTPQVWDYVRNRDLPYNPLHDRGYPSIGCTHCTRPVQPGEDPRAGRWAGFGKTECGLHIAEEKD
- a CDS encoding HdeD family acid-resistance protein encodes the protein MATPMFMDLERLRHRWGWFLALGILMIVAGTVAFFTMPVATLAAVLVLGWVMAFSGAVELVQAFRVRKHGGSLFLHIVGGILGLGVGLLVVTHPVAGALAWTLLFASFFTVIGLFRIIASASLKFPGWGWALFDGIVTLALGILIWAQWPWSGLWFLGLALGVSLVLRGWTYTMLAIGLRTMLREPLPDIRQRAA
- a CDS encoding 2Fe-2S iron-sulfur cluster-binding protein; the protein is MPNQSKPEPLKSTRRKFLSATGSSAAAAVMAKYANARPGNAVETAEAPVDAGASSAAGAVAITLRINGKDSQLRIDPRSTLLDCIRESAVLTGTKKGCDHGQCGACTVHVNGRRVVSCLSLALMHEGEEITTIEGLGAPEALHPMQAAFLACDGYQCGYCTSGQIMSAVALLKEPCGPDDAAVRELMSGNICRCGAYANIIAAIQQVRKTA
- a CDS encoding xanthine dehydrogenase family protein subunit M, with translation MHTFEFTRAENAASAVATAAQAKTAQQGAEIRFVAGGTTLIDLMKLNVETPQRLIDINRLPFDKIEELPNGELKVGAMVRNSDLAHHPKVQRDYAVLSQAILSGASAQLRNMATTAGNILQRTRCVYFRDTAMPCNKREPGTGCPAITGSNRMLAILGTSQHCIATNPSDMCVAMAALEATIHVQGRKGERAIPFGDFHLLPGNTPHRENVLEPGDLITHVTLQAPKAGSRQVYVKLRDRSSYEFALASAAVVITLAGGNVNYARVALGGVATKPWRSTEAEAALTGKAASAANFRKAAEAALRGAKPQSENGFKIELAKRCLAHALQTAANG